One Podospora pseudopauciseta strain CBS 411.78 chromosome 5 map unlocalized CBS411.78m_5, whole genome shotgun sequence DNA window includes the following coding sequences:
- a CDS encoding Type I Iterative PKS (SMCOG1093:Beta-ketoacyl synthase; COG:Q; antiSMASH:Cluster_1; EggNog:ENOG503NY9R): MQRSSCCRIMADQQPMPIAIVGMSCRLPGDVSTPGEFYRMLCRKRSGWSKVPKDRFTAEAYHHPNPDKKGCFNSQGGYFIKDDISMFDAGFFDITKKEAESMDPAQRLLLETAYEAFENGGFPKEHISGKRVGVFVGANYTEHRVGNLRDLDHIPNFDATGNQGAFLAGRLAYYFNLRGPAFTVDTACSSSLHALHLAVQSIRAGESESAIVGASHLITHPDIWVSMAKLRLFSDVGKTYAFDDRAKSGYARGEGAGCLILKPLAQAQADNDHIFSVITHSGISHNGRTVGIVAPSPEEQERLLRDAFAEAKIDPKDVGFFEAHGTGTKKGDPIEATAIYRAVGRHFTADQPLYIGSAKPNVGHLEGVSGIVSVIKSVLMLYYGFILPNTEFETLNPAIPLDKWNMRVATDQKPWPSKRKYACVNNFGFSGSNSMCVLSAAPITREIELGKDAGYTPQRLFVLSANDETALRNSMKELGIWLEQHAELYQTTMPRNLAYTLCQRRSHLPWRVAVVAGMCSAVAGSLNSHEMVPARASSETPKLAFVFTGQGAQWHAMGRELITTHPVFKGAIMRADKTLRDIGADFSIHEELTRDKKSTKVGMAHISQPICSAVQLALIDLLESFGIRPTAVTGHSSGEIGAAYAAGALDFESAMAAAYYRGQVIIELKKTHTQLKGSMMAVGSGADELAPMLKALNQEGGPQAVVACENSPSSTTLSGDEEAIDRVGKMFQDKGVFNRKLFVDVAYHSPHMKLIAESYLAKISHIQVPDNVSSSNVEFYSSLRGRRIDLHELGPEYWVDNLTQAVRFSTSLQRLCNEHKPDILLEVGPHAALKGPIMQILKKVGAAATKISYIPTLVRDQDATTTCLEAAGQLFVRGYPLDFFNINHKRQENEHPDLVPMLYTYPWSKQKYWYESRLSRQHRIKPFARNDLIGIMADWSSELEPTWRNVVRTEDLPWLKEYEVQGRHVYPASAFVSMVVEAAAQQASLTGADVEKFDLRNLKIKEHLFVEDGKEFEVLLNFRALDGEKGHEFRITSYEDSRGWLVHCTGTVVRDAASTRRAAPRDASVPSARTEAMKKLISEADSSSACSSAGSSLPSSATSDAGHGSHTPATPTQDCSDQVCNTSRKLNALAGGGAEIYESLSALGMGFPKSFKSVVDVSINRTKIVANCCTRDTAADMPVDFETPFQIHPSVLDAMLQVPLLNLKSTEDGIPTAHLPVAIRHVTVRTPWKKRANDTFCIHCNLEPKTATFMVEVFSGASSGAAAISMSGLVMKAVRTGQKDTKAPRELCFQYKWQPFAQAKCKGHSSDEKKEKRSDSDIVIVTEGENDPLVSALCHAIEASTGLSPRVSSMDSLSDFGSKFLVLSDLKGPVLPNLLPSRLEQIKSLLTISPGLIWITRGATRFPTNPEANMALGLIRTARSERSAVASSLDLDPKSKLSADEQASLIFEALRESVLSEEEGEKEMEFAEEQGQLVVPRIKVDEKLNLDVHRSLGPSASYLQNFHQPGRQLRLAPHSSESFDDMYFEDCPETALGEDEIEIAVVASALSKDDADKAETHDAESKIVRSCSGTITRLGTGVRNFAQGTRVCALALGPFGTHARARTSSAVAIPAGLSMENAAIIPAAYAAAHYALVDLAKLHPSERILIQLAGPAGIAAVEVARHLGALAYVLVQNDDEAATAKRAGVPRERVLNSHSIHLRRQLEEATMGEGMDVVLTLSGNETNVAWECLADFGRFVEIRTSATHANTRPGLGDNATFTSLNMASVAAARPKAMERTLKAVVDNIASGVIKAPSDATILPVSELSRGMEMVHNGAAHPVVVVAGPKEQVKAMHQISKTIFRRDGTHVIVGGTGGLGRSMAKFMIQHGARSIVLLSRSGIGKEMVDQLQKEANCPDARVLVKKCDASDEQQVKHLVAECSKSLPPICGVIHAAMVLRDVLLEGMTHEDYTQVIRPKVAGTWNIHNVLQSQSISLDYFVVLSSASGILGSRGQGAYAAANTFLDAFVQQRQLNGLPGTSLDLTAVTGAGYLAENAERSEDIIRNFGHETVSEEEVLALLSAAVRGECPAQCLTGLKLHLGADGGWPYYASDPRFTELKAECLAAAEREGLMPKQTISPGNAFRAASSDEEAANIVGQGILQKLSEVLTVDIQDLDVARNITSYGLDSLTAIELRNWIAKEFRANLQILELLSSGTINDLAALTVQKTRTA, from the exons ATGCAACGGTCGTCTTGTTGCAGAATCATGGCGGACCAACAACCGATGCCCATCGCCATCGTGGGCATGTCCTGCCGTCTGCCGGGGGATGTGTCCACGCCCGGGGAGTTCTACCGTATGCTCTGTCGCAAGAGAAGCGGCTGGTCCAAGGTTCCCAAGGACCGCTTCACCGCCGAGGCGTATCATCACCCAAACCCCGACAAGAAGGGCTGCTTCAACTCCCAGGGCGGCTACTTCATCAAAGATGACATCTCCATGTTTGATGCTGGGTTTTTTGACATCACaaagaaggaggccgagtcTATGG ATCCTGCACAACGACTGCTACTCGAAACAGCATACGAAGCATTCGAGAACGGTGGGTTTCCCAAAGAGCACATCTCGGGCAAAAGGGTAGGCGTCTTTGTTGGCGCCAACTATACCGAGCACCGAGTCGGTAATCTTCGAGATCTTGATCATATACCAAACTTCGACGCTACAGGAAACCAGGGCGCCTTCTTGGCGGGCCGGCTAGCCTATTACTTCAACCTTCGAGGCCCAGCGTTCACCGTCGACACGGCATGCTCGTCGTCCTTACACGCCCTGCATTTGGCGGTGCAGTCGATCAGGGCAGGCGAGTCCGAATCAGCCATCGTTGGGGCCTCGCACCTCATTACACATCCCGATATCTGGGTGTCGATGGCAAAACTCCGCCTTTTTTCCGACGTGGGCAAAACATATGCGTTCGATGACCGAGCAAAGTCAGGATATGCTCGTGGTGAAGGTGCAGGGTGCCTTATTCTCAAACCCTTGGCCCAAGCTCAAGCAGACAACGACCACATCTTCAGCGTCATCACACATTCTGGCATCAGCCACAACGGCCGGACAGTTGGTATTGTTGCCCCGTCGCCAGAGGAGCAGGAACGCTTGCTCCGAGACGCGTTTGCCGAGGCCAAGATTGATCCCAAGGATGTCGGCTTCTTCGAGGCTCATGGCACTGGGACAAAGAAGGGGGACCCAATCGAGGCGACCGCCATCTACAGGGCAGTTGGAAGACACTTTACGGCTGACCAGCCCCTTTATATTGGCTCCGCAAAGCCCAACGTCGGCCATTTAGAGGGTGTGTCTGGCATCGTCTCGGTCATCAAATCGGTGCTGATGCTGTACTATGGCTTCATCTTGCCCAACACCGAGTTTGAAACGCTCAATCCGGCCATCCCTCTTGACAAGTGGAACATGCGAGTGGCCACGGACCAGAAACCATGGCCCAGCAAGAGAAAGTACGCATGTGTCAACAACTTTGGCTTCTCCGGTTCCAACTCGATGTGTGTGCTCAGCGCAGCACCCATCACGCGCGAGATCGAGCTGGGCAAGGACGCTGGCTACACACCTCAGCGCCTCTTCGTCCTGTCAGCCAACGACGAGACCGCCCTTCGCAACAGCATGAAGGAGCTGGGAATCTGGCTCGAACAGCACGCCGAGCTGTACCAGACGACAATGCCACGTAATTTGGCCTATACGCTCTGCCAACGCCGGTCTCATCTGCCATGGCGTGTGGCCGTTGTTGCCGGCATGTGCTCGGCCGTCGCCGGCTCGCTCAACTCTCATGAGATGGTGCCTGCCCGCGCCTCGAGTGAAACACCCAAGCTGGCATTTGTCTTCACAGGACAAGGTGCCCAGTGGCACGCCATGGGCCGTGAGCTCATCACAACCCATCCCGTCTTCAAAGGCGCCATCATGCGGGCAGACAAGACGTTGCGGGATATTGGGGCCGACTTCTCCATCCACGAGGAGTTGACTCGCGACAAGAAGAGCACCAAAGTCGGCATGGCTCACATCTCACAGCCCATTTGCTCGGCCGTACAGCTCGCCTTGATTGACCTCCTGGAGTCATTCGGGATCCGTCCAACAGCGGTGACAGGTCACTCATCAGGAGAGATTGGTGCCGCGTACGCGGCCGGCGCGCTGGACTTTGAGTCGGCCATGGCCGCTGCCTACTACAGAGGACAGGTCATCATCGAGCTCAAGAAGACCCACACCCAGCTCAAGGGCAGCATGATGGCCGTGGGTTCCGGTGCTGACGAGCTCGCCCCCATGCTCAAGGCTCTCAACCAGGAGGGTGGCCCACAGGCCGTCGTTGCATGCGAGAACTCTCCGTCCTCAACGACCTTGTCCGGTGATGAGGAAGCCATTGATCGTGTGGGCAAGATGTTCCAAGACAAGGGGGTCTTCAACCGCAAGCTGTTTGTCGACGTGGCCTATCACTCTCCGCACATGAAGCTGATTGCCGAGTCCTATCTGGCCAAAATTTCCCACATCCAAGTGCCTGACAATGTGTCATCATCCAACGTCGAGTTTTATTCTTCGCTCCGTGGCCGCAGAATTGACCTGCATGAACTCGGCCCAGAGTACTGGGTTGACAACCTCACACAGGCCGTGCGCTTTTCCACATCTCTTCAGCGCCTGTGCAACGAGCACAAGCCCGACATCCTTTTGGAGGTGGGACCTCACGCCGCTCTGAAAGGGCCCATCATGCAAATCTTGAAAAAGGTTGGcgctgctgccaccaagaTCAGCTACATCCCCACCCTCGTGCGCGATCAAGATGCCACCACGACCTGCCTCGAGGCAGCCGGCCAGCTGTTCGTCCGCGGCTATCCCCTCGActtcttcaacatcaatCACAAGCGCCAGGAGAATGAGCACCCAGACCTGGTGCCCATGCTGTACACGTACCCATGGTCGAAGCAAAAGTACTGGTATGAGTCGCGCCTCAGCCGGCAACATCGGATCAAGCCATTTGCCCGCAATGACTTGATTGGTATCATGGCTGACTGGTCGAGCGAGCTTGAGCCGACTTGGCGCAACGTCGTGCGCACCGAGGACTTGCCCTGGTTGAAGGAGTATGAAGTTCAAGGTCGCCACGTATATCCGGCGTCGGCGTTTGTGTCCATGGTGGTCGAGGCCGCGGCCCAACAAGCGAGTCTCACAGGGGCTGATGTTGAAAAGTTTGATCTGAGAAACCTTAAGATCAAGGAGCATCTCTTCGTCGAGGACGGCAAGGAGTTTGAGGTACTCCTCAACTTCCGAGCCTTGGACGGCGAGAAGGGCCACGAGTTCCGCATCACTTCTTACGAGGACAGTCGTGGATGGCTGGTGCATTGCACCGGTACTGTGGTGAGGGATGCCGCTTCAACGCGCCGTGCAGCTCCCAGAGATGCGTCTGTGCCCAGCGCCAGGACCGAGGCCATGAAGAAGCTCATCTCGGAAGCCGACAGCTCCTCGGCCTGCTCATCGGCTGGATCCTCGCTTCCTTCATCAGCTACTTCCGACGCAGGCCATGGCAGCCACACCCCTGCAACGCCCACGCAGGACTGCAGTGATCAGGTCTGCAATACGTCTAGGAAGCTCAACGCGttggcgggtggtggtgccgagATCTATGAGTCCCTGTCGGCGCTCGGCATGGGGTTCCCCAAGTCTTTCAAGTCTGTTGTCGatgtcagcatcaacagGACCAAGATCGTGGCCAACTGTTGCACCCGTGATACCGCCGCGGATATGCCCGTGGACTTTGAGACGCCCTTCCAGATTCATCCCTCGGTCTTGGACGCTATGCTGCAGGTGCCACTGCTCAACCTAAAGTCGACAGAGGACGGCATACCCACAGCCCATCTTCCCGTCGCCATCCGTCATGTCACTGTCCGCACGccctggaagaagagggctAACGACACGTTTTGCATTCACTGCAACCTGGAGCCAAAAACGGCGACATTCATGGTGGAGGTCTTCAGTGGCGCCAGCTCGGGAGCTGCTGCTATTTCCATGTCAGGTCTCGTGATGAAGGCGGTCAGGACTGGCCAGAAAGACACTAAAGCGCCCAGGGAGTTGTGTTTCCAGTATAAATGGCAGCCGTTTGCTCAAGCCAAGTGCAAGGGGCATTCAAGCgacgaaaagaaggagaaaaggtCTGACTCCGACATCGTCATCGTAACAGAAGGGGAGAATGACCCCTTAGTTTCGGCACTGTGCCACGCCATCGAGGCCAGTACCGGGCTGTCTCCCAGGGTTTCTTCCATGGACAGCCTGTCCGACTTTGGCTCCAAGTTCCTGGTTCTCTCAGACCTGAAGGGCCCCGTGCTACCCAATCTCTTACCCTCGCGTCTCGAGCAGATCAAGTCACTTCTGACCATCTCGCCTGGACTTATCTGGATCACCCGTGGCGCAACACGATTCCCCACGAACCCCGAAGCCAACATGGCGCTGGGTCTCATTCGTACGGCGCGTTCGGAGAGGAGCGCCGTGGCTTCCAGCTTGGATCTGGATCCCAAGAGCAAGCTGTCCGCTGATGAGCAAGCCAGCCTCATCTTCGAAGCACTGAGGGAATCTGTCCtgtcggaagaggagggagagaaggaaaTGGAGTTTGCGGAAGAGCAGGGCCAGCTCGTTGTTCCACGCATCAAGGTCGACGAGAAGCTCAACCTGGACGTGCACCGCAGCCTCGGCCCTTCAGCCTCCTACCTCCAAAACTTCCATCAACCCGGCCGCCAATTACGCCTGGCACCGCACAGCTCCGAGTCCTTTGATGATATGTACTTTGAGGATTGCCCAGAGACAGCCTTGGGCGAGGACGAGATCGAGATTGCTGTGGTTGCCTCGGCGCTTAGCAAAGACGATGCCGACAAGGCTGAGACTCACGATGCCGAATCCAAGATTGTGCGCAGCTGCAGTGGCACCATCACGCGCCTCGGAACGGGCGTGAGGAACTTTGCGCAAGGAACCAGGGTGTGCGCGCTGGCATTGGGCCCTTTTGGCACACATGCCCGAGCAAGAACATCAAGCGCTGTCGCCATCCCGGCTGGCCTCAGCATGGAAAACGCGGCCATCATCCCTGCTGCCTACGCTGCTGCCCATTATGCCTTGGTAGATCTCGCCAAGCTTCATCCGAGCGAGAGAATCCTGATCCAGCTGGCAGGCCCGGCGGGTATTGCTGCCGTCGAAGTGGCCCGCCATTTGGGAGCGTTGGCCTACGTCTTGGTTCAAAACGATGACGAGGCCGCGACAGCAAAGAGGGCAGGTGTCCCGAGGGAGCGTGTGTTGAATTCTCACAGCATTCATCTCCGTCggcagctggaggaggcgacgATGGGTGAAGGCATGGACGTTGTCCTGACACTATCCGGCAACGAGACAAATGTTGCTTGGGAATGCCTTGCTGACTTTGGACGCTTTGTTGAGATCCGAACGTCAGCCACCCATGCCAATACGAGGCCAGGGCTTGGGGACAACGCTACCTTCACCTCGCTCAACATGGCAAGCGTGGCAGCTGCCAGACCAAAGGCAATGGAGCGTACTCTCAAGGCGGTTGTCGACAACATCGCCAGTGGTGTGATCAAAGCGCCTTCGGATGCCACCATTCTTCCCGTCTCAGAGCTCTCGAGGGGCATGGAGATGGTGCACAATGGCGCGGCGCACCCCGTCGTCGTGGTTGCCGGACCCAAGGAACAGGTCAAGGCCATGCACCAGATATCCAAGACCATCTTCCGCAGGGACGGCACCCACGTCATCGTAGGTGGTACTGGCGGTCTGGGCCGCTCCATGGCCAAATTCATGATCCAGCATGGCGCTCGCAGCATAGTGCTGCTATCGCGCAGTGGGATTGGCAAGGAGATGGTTGATCAGCTCCAGAAAGAGGCCAACTGCCCTGATGCGCGtgtgttggtgaagaagtGCGACGCCAGTGACGAACAGCAAGTGAAACATCTTGTGGCCGAGTGCTCCaaatccctccctcccatctgCGGTGTCATTCATGCAGCAATGGTCCTTCGT GATGTGTTGCTGGAAGGCATGACACACGAAGACTACACTCAGGTCATCCGGCCAAAGGTAGCAGGAACCTGGAACATCCACAACGTGCTCCAGTCGCAGTCCATTTCCCTCGACTACTTTGTCGTCCTCTCATCAGCGTCTGGCATTCTTGGATCTCGTGGTCAGGGCGCTTACGCCGCGGCCAACACCTTTCTCGACGCGTTTGTGCAGCAGAGACAACTCAACGGTCTGCCTGGCACCTCGCTCGATCTGACAGCCGTCACGGGCGCAGGATACCTTGCCGAGAATGCGGAGCGCAGCGAGGACATCATCCGCAACTTTGGACATGAGACGGTctcagaggaggaggtcctTGCCCTGCTTTCGGCTGCGGTTCGAGGAGAATGCCCGGCGCAATGCCTGACTGGTCTCAAGCTGCACCTCGGCGCTGATGGCGGTTGGCCCTACTATGCTTCGGATCCGCGCTTCACCGAGCTCAAGGCCGAATGTCTTGCGGCCGCCGAGCGTGAGGGCTTGATGCCGAAGCAGACCATTTCCCCAGGAAATGCATTCCGTGCGGCTAGCAGTGACGAAGAGGCGGCCAACATCGTCGGCCAAGGTATCCTACAGAAGCTGTCGGAAGTGCTGACGGTTGACATTCAAGATCTCGACGTGGCGAGGAACATCACCAGCTACGGACTGGACTCACTGACTGCCATTGAATTGCGAAACTGGATCGCCAAGGAGTTCCGAGCCAACTTGCAGATCCTAGAGTTGTTGAGCAGCGGGACCATCAACGACCTTGCTGCGCTGACTGTTCAAAAGACGAGGACGGCGTGA
- a CDS encoding uncharacterized protein (antiSMASH:Cluster_1) has product MVPLLNNSRICKLARNSLAIQFRNSMADTLADDVGRLFVTASRTECISWGNGLLRHQALTLGGRKTFGLELGEARIRSIVGPTAISAEVQLETSQALRRAFSSNRSRKQGKDLLL; this is encoded by the exons ATGGTCCCGCTGCTCAACAACTCTAGGATCTGCAAGTTGGCTCGGAACTCCTTGGCGATCCAGTTTCGCAATTCAATGGCA GATACCTTGGCCGACGATGTTGGCCGCCTCTTCGTCACTGCTAGCCGCACGGAATGCATTTCCTGGGGAAATGGTCTGCTTCGGCATCAAGCCCTCACGCTCGGCGGCCGCAAGACATTCGGCCTTGAGCTCGGTGAAGCGCGGATCCGAAGCATAGTAGGGCCAACCGCCATCAGCGCCGAGGTGCAGCTTGAGACCAGTCAGGCATTGCGCCGGGCATTCTCCTCGAACCGCAGCCGAAAGCAGGGCAaggacctcctcctctga
- the ACP2 gene encoding mitochondrial acyl carrier protein (antiSMASH:Cluster_1; EggNog:ENOG503P3WN; COG:C; COG:I; COG:Q) yields MFRTAVLRSVALASRTAAVRSAAAHSLRLAAPSAAKSFVPKASASWALQMRGYASGGGLTKQEVYERIKELLSGFDKVNNPENITETAHFANDLGLDSLDTVEVVMAIEEEFSIEIPDKDADTIHSVDKAVEYITSQPDAN; encoded by the exons ATGTTCCGCACCGCCGTCCTCCGGTCCGTCGCTCTTGCGTCGCGGACCGCCGCTGTTCGCTCTGCCGCTGCCCACTCCCTCAGATTAGCCGCCCCCTCCGCGGCCAAGAGCTTCGTCCCCAAGGCCTCTGCCAGCTGGGCTCTTCAAATGCGCGGTTATGCGTCGGGTGGTGGTCTCACGAAGCAGGAGGTCTACGAGAGAATCAAGGAGCTTCTGTCTGGGTTTGACAAG GTCAACAACCCCGAGAAC ATTACGGAAACCGCCCACTTCGCCAATGACCTCGGGTTGGACAGCTTGGATACCGTTGAGGTTGTCATGGCTATTGAGGAG GAGTTCAGCATTGAGATCCCCGATAAGGATGCCGACACCATCCACAGTG TTGACAAGGCCGTCGAGTATATTACTTCCCAGCCTGATGCCAACTAA
- the NdufS8 gene encoding ndufs8, ubiquinone oxidoreductase 23 kd subunit (COG:C; EggNog:ENOG503NVE7; antiSMASH:Cluster_1), which translates to MLPNTTIAARPLVRAVRAVAPSSAVISQVVARRTYATPAGPPPKNFRLPPPKTWEQESENTFDKLGKYFLMTEMMRGMYVLMEQFFRPPYTIYYPFEKGPISPRFRGEHALRRYPSGEERCIACKLCEAVCPAQAITIEAEERADGSRRTTRYDIDMTKCIYCGFCQESCPVDAIVESPNAEYATETREELLYNKEKLLSNGDKWEPELAAAIRADSPYR; encoded by the exons ATGCTTCCCAATACCACCATTGCGGCCCGCCCTCTGGTGCGCGCAGTTCGCGCCGTCGCCCCCTCTTCCGCAGTCATCTCTCAGGTTGTCGCCAGGAGAACGTATGCGACACCGGCTGGGCCCCCGCCCAAGAACTTCCGTCTGCCGCCCCCCAAGACGTGGGAACAGGAGTCCGAGAACACCTTCGACAAGCTTGGAAAGTACTTTTTGATGacggagatgatgagggggatgtACGTGCTCATGGAGCAGTTCTTCAGGCCACC GTACACGATCTACTACCCATTCGAAAAG GGCCCCATTTCTCCCCGTTTCCGCGGTGAGCACGCTCTCCGGAGATACCCCTCGGGTGAGGAGCGTTGCATTGCCTGCAAGCTTTGCGAGGCTGTCTGCCCGGCGcaagccatcaccatcgaggCTGAGGAGCGTGCGGACGGTTCCCGCCGCACCACCCGCTACGACATTGACATGACCAAGTGCATTTACTGCGGTTTCTGCCAGGAGTCTTGCCCTGTCGACGCCATTGTCGAGTCTCCCAATGCCGAGTACGCCACCGAGACCCGCGAGGAGCTGCTTTACAACAAGG AGAAATTGCTTTCCAACGGAGACAAGTGGGAGCCGGAGCTGGCTGCGGCTATCAGGGCGGACTCTCCCTACCGGTAA
- a CDS encoding uncharacterized protein (antiSMASH:Cluster_1; EggNog:ENOG503P2U1): MAAGPRAEARSLADINYIAANPPQYPHHPEVKESLTLYISRVPGTQGEDIANSLYYIHMERPEDMPPPMPPRPKSNVLSSTRSSGESARSTIPRKPLPTSARVLRPESLSSTGEPGPVPVLSPTPTPHIPQYKPYRPETGPSPISENQNPADKSLDSYRPNPMFQKRLSGGSPEPPPPPPHLTTVPSSLPLAGLDHNEDNVAPPLYSSSAARPSTPSQPPAQQPPQRVASPLSYSQGQHPTSPRHMHRRPSSVSFYLTIIRRDPSSGSQVNVGRVSSFATNIPPPSQADPSLNPEDMGPGWKSQKIDIRIDTSGYAKYKGMPSRAAAETQALQALTSTGQPHSFSHMMQSGQRARSDSGARGMAPPPQDGFHRQVVMAYGAGWKVGFKKAFHRRERRESISPEGVQSSEEPSAPKASHTRQGSSSTIGSNHSGSGEEQGGIITHPGPGLRPKGYTFLSPWEGRCEFRTSTSGRSLKLRHVLDSTTKFQFDPREVAQSIQNAQAMGRSRGDELQAALLGTKPVSELRFNLPSGGDFFGARRNDADKDNRASRLSKQFSSLLHHRNTRSSDEDEWSDEDEMDLSLGKENAGGGSSGKKVKLGKLIIHDEGLKMLDLVVAANMGVWWTTWGKIDQ, translated from the exons ATGGCGGCTGGACCGCGTGCCGAGGCAAGGTCTCTGGCCGACATCAACTACATCGCTGCAAATCCTCCGCAAtatccccaccatcccgaAGTCAAAGAATCCCTCACGCTGTACATCTCCAGAGTCCCCGGTACACAAG GTGAAGACATAGCGAATTCTCTCTATTACATCCACATGGAGCGACCAGAGGATATGCCACCACCCATGCCACCACGACCAAAGAGTAATGTGTTGAGTTCTACGAGGTCCAGTGGGGAGAGTGCTAGGAGCACGATTCCGAGGAAGCCGTTGCCTACATCCGCGAGAGTTCTGAGGCCGGAAAGCTTGTCGTCAACGGGGGAACCAGGTCCGGTTCCAGTgctctcaccaaccccaactccccatATCCCTCAGTACAAGCCTTACCGACCAGAGACTGGCCCATCTCCAATATCAGAAAACCAAAATCCCGCCGACAAGTCACTCGATTCATATAGGCCAAACCCCATGTTCCAAAAACGCCTATCGGGGGGCTCGCCTGagccgcccccgccccctcctcactTGACGACAGTGCCTTCATCCTTACCACTAGCGGGTCTCGATCATAATGAAGATAATGTTGCACCTCCACTTTACTCTTCAAGTGCAGCCCGACCAAGCACACCGAGTCAACCTCCTGCACAGCAACCTCCGCAGCGAGTGGCATCTCCCTTGTCGTATAGCCAAGGACAACATCCCACGTCACCTAGGCACATGCATCGGCGACCTTCTTCGGTTTCTTTTTATCTGACCATAATTCGCAGAGATCCGAGTTCTGGATCCCAGGTCAATGTAGGACGGGTGTCGTCTTTTGCCACCAATATTCCCCCACCGTCGCAGGCAGACCCGAGCCTCAACCCAGAGGACATGGGGCCCGGGTGGAAGTCTCAAAAAATTGATATTCGCATTGACACTTCGGGATATGCAAAGTACAAAGGGATGCCCAGCCGGGCTGCTGCCGAAACCCAGGCTCTCCAGGCACTCACTTCAACGGGCCAGCCGCATTCGTTCTCACATATGATGCAGAGTGGACAGAGAGCGCGCAGTGACAGTGGTGCGCGGGGGATggctcctcccccccaagaCGGATTTCACAGACAGGTTGTCATGGCTTATGGAGCTGGTTGGAAAGTGGGCTTTAAAAAGGCGTTCCACCGACGAGAGAGGCGGGAGAGCATTAGCCCAGAGGGCGTGCAGTCGTCCGAAGAGCCCAGCGCACCCAAGGCATCCCATACCAGGCAGGGGAGCTCCTCCACGATTGGATCCAATCACTCTGGGTCGGGCGAGGAGCAGGGCGGGATCATCACTCACCCTGGACCAGGGTTGCGGCCCAAAGGATACACCTTTCTGTCACCGTGGGAAGGGCGCTGTGAGTTccgcaccagcaccagcggGCGCTCCCTCAAGCTCCGCCATGTGCTCGACTCTACCACCAAGTTCCAGTTCGATCCTCGGGAGGTGGCGCAGAGCATCCAAAACGCACAGGCAATGGGCCGGTCGAGGGGCGATGAGCTCCAGGCTGCCCTTTTGGGCACGAAACCGGTTAGTGAGTTGAGGTTCAACCTGCCTAGCGGGGGCGACTTCTTTGGGGCTCGTCGAAATGATGCCGACAAGGACAACCGGGCAAGCCGACTGTCGAAACAGTTTAGCAGTCTACTGCACCATCGAAATACAAGGAGcagcgacgaggatgaatggagtgatgaggatgagatggaTCTTAGCCTTGGCAAAGAGAACGCTGGAGGTGGGAGCAGTGGTAAGAAGGTCAAGCTTGGGAAGCTGATTATCCATGATGAAGGGCTCAAGATGCTGGATCTGGTGGTGGCAGCCAACATGGGGGTGTGGTGGACAACGTGGGGCAAGATTGATCAATAA